Proteins encoded by one window of Companilactobacillus ginsenosidimutans:
- a CDS encoding NAD(P)H-hydrate dehydratase, translated as MQKIDKSILSKVIKPRNPISYKGNYGRILIIAGSLHFGGAAILSSSAAVYSGAGLVTVATTPEKFVSLNTRIPEAMTIDYHNIMETLNSIRQSNVIVIGPGLGTSELTQSLINMVTENTTKDQTIIFDASALTEIAEKNISLTQISAHVILTPHQGEWQRLSKLEIADQSTENNLQSIQEIAPDSLLIVKKHLSEIYYNNKVEQISAGNPGMATGGMGDTLTGIIAAFVGQFGFSKNTVSAALFLHSFIADKIYKKNYVVLPEELINEIPSTMKKITTKSSK; from the coding sequence ATGCAAAAAATCGATAAATCTATCTTGTCAAAAGTTATTAAACCACGTAATCCAATTTCATATAAGGGTAATTATGGTCGTATTCTTATTATTGCTGGATCACTCCATTTTGGTGGAGCAGCAATATTGTCTTCATCTGCAGCTGTTTATTCTGGAGCTGGTCTAGTTACAGTTGCCACCACTCCAGAAAAATTTGTATCCTTAAATACTAGGATTCCTGAAGCGATGACAATCGATTACCACAATATCATGGAAACCCTCAATTCAATCAGACAATCAAACGTTATCGTAATTGGACCAGGTCTGGGTACCTCAGAACTGACTCAATCGTTGATTAATATGGTTACTGAAAATACCACTAAAGATCAAACAATCATCTTTGATGCATCTGCACTAACTGAGATTGCCGAAAAAAATATTAGTTTAACGCAAATTTCTGCACACGTAATTTTGACTCCACATCAAGGTGAATGGCAACGACTTTCTAAATTAGAAATAGCTGATCAATCCACAGAGAATAATCTCCAATCTATCCAAGAAATCGCACCGGATTCACTATTAATAGTTAAAAAACATCTTTCGGAGATATACTACAATAATAAAGTTGAACAAATTTCAGCGGGTAATCCTGGAATGGCCACTGGAGGGATGGGCGATACATTAACCGGGATTATTGCCGCATTCGTAGGCCAATTCGGATTCTCAAAAAACACTGTTTCAGCTGCCCTCTTCCTTCATAGCTTTATCGCAGATAAAATATATAAGAAAAACTATGTTGTATTGCCTGAAGAATTAATAAATGAAATTCCTTCAACGATGAAAAAGATAACTACAAAATCATCCAAATAA
- a CDS encoding DUF5067 domain-containing protein, whose translation MKKRNVLIGMAATVLLSTTLVGCSNGSDKSSSSNNTRTVKTTKKQAKYYFKNNKLVMSDISITITKTKVIPVGEIGNEYGEKPVIAFWFTTTNKSNKEINPNTAWIAAFTAVQDNNKNQVNELDIGNLPDDRFLDTQSENIKKNGTAESAIAYDLDDTTTPVKLTATKGIGGSKLGTMTYKLK comes from the coding sequence ATGAAAAAAAGAAATGTACTGATTGGAATGGCTGCCACTGTACTACTATCAACAACATTGGTTGGATGTTCAAACGGCAGTGACAAATCAAGTAGTTCTAATAACACTAGAACTGTAAAGACAACAAAAAAACAAGCCAAATATTATTTCAAAAATAATAAGCTTGTAATGAGTGATATTTCTATTACAATTACAAAAACAAAAGTTATTCCTGTTGGTGAAATTGGAAATGAATACGGTGAAAAGCCTGTTATTGCATTCTGGTTTACAACTACAAATAAGAGTAACAAAGAAATCAATCCAAATACTGCATGGATTGCGGCATTTACTGCAGTACAAGATAACAATAAGAACCAAGTAAACGAATTAGATATTGGGAATTTGCCTGATGATCGCTTCTTGGACACTCAATCCGAAAATATCAAGAAAAACGGGACTGCCGAAAGTGCAATCGCATATGACTTAGATGATACTACCACCCCTGTTAAACTGACTGCAACAAAGGGCATTGGTGGTTCTAAGCTCGGAACAATGACTTACAAATTGAAGTAA
- a CDS encoding pentapeptide repeat-containing protein yields the protein MPYVNFTESRFENISFLNCDLTGGFFQALQVKKDISFVGSILTESNFSETKLKGFDFKDSEFETMVISPELARGLVVNQYQAAILIGMFGIKVE from the coding sequence ATGCCATATGTTAATTTTACAGAGAGTCGTTTTGAAAATATCTCGTTTCTAAATTGTGATTTGACAGGTGGATTTTTCCAAGCTTTACAAGTTAAGAAGGATATTTCATTTGTTGGATCAATTTTAACTGAATCTAACTTTAGTGAAACAAAACTAAAGGGATTTGATTTTAAGGATTCTGAGTTTGAAACGATGGTCATAAGTCCCGAACTTGCACGTGGATTAGTAGTTAATCAATATCAAGCTGCAATTTTAATAGGGATGTTTGGAATAAAAGTAGAGTAA